In a genomic window of Streptomyces roseoviridis:
- a CDS encoding molybdopterin molybdotransferase MoeA — MTVEESVSDDGVDDALALVGRRGTDRAPGGAHAHRATPWPEARAVAARAGTRAAAARRSEQVPLGRALGRVLAEPLHALTDLPSFDTSAMDGWAVAGPGPWRIDHGGSVLAGHAAASVLADGDAVRIATGARVPSGATAVVRSEHAQADAAGQLHARREVVPGQDIRPRGQECRSGDRLLPAGSTVTPAVLGLAAAAGYDELTVRPCPRVEVLVLGDELLTSGLPHEGLIRDALGPLLGPWLRALGAEVVGTRRIGDDAEALYAAVTGSAADVVVTTGGTAAGPVDHVHPVLAKAGATLLVDGVKVRPGHPMLLAEFGPADAPGTTPSAPAPGTTPSAPAPGTTPDTPGTPAPGIPAPGNPAPGTPAPGNPAPGTPAPGIPAPAPDITGPTDAPGGPATPRAPRHLVGLPGNPLAAVSGLLTLAEPLLRALAGRPVSVPYRVEVREEIQGHPYDTRLVPVVRRGAEAVPLHYNGPAMLRGIAVADGMAVVPPGGARPGQSLDVLALPWSAAPGEAHQRPQVHQAHPMHQAGPVDQGEDEGVCFT, encoded by the coding sequence ATGACCGTGGAGGAGTCCGTGTCCGACGACGGCGTGGACGACGCCCTCGCCCTCGTCGGGCGGCGCGGTACGGACCGTGCGCCCGGCGGCGCCCACGCCCACCGCGCCACGCCCTGGCCCGAGGCCCGGGCCGTCGCCGCGCGGGCCGGGACGCGGGCCGCCGCCGCCCGGCGGTCGGAGCAGGTCCCGCTGGGGCGGGCACTCGGCCGGGTACTGGCCGAGCCGCTGCACGCACTCACCGACCTGCCCTCCTTCGACACCTCCGCCATGGACGGCTGGGCGGTCGCGGGCCCCGGCCCCTGGCGGATCGATCACGGGGGATCCGTCCTCGCCGGGCACGCCGCCGCCTCGGTGCTCGCCGACGGCGACGCGGTACGGATCGCCACCGGTGCCCGGGTGCCGTCCGGAGCGACCGCCGTCGTCCGCAGCGAGCACGCCCAGGCCGACGCAGCCGGTCAGCTGCACGCCCGGCGGGAGGTCGTCCCCGGCCAGGACATCCGTCCTCGCGGCCAGGAGTGCCGATCGGGCGACCGGCTGCTGCCCGCCGGGAGCACCGTCACACCCGCCGTGCTGGGGCTCGCCGCCGCGGCCGGGTACGACGAGCTGACCGTGCGCCCGTGCCCGCGGGTGGAGGTGCTGGTCCTCGGCGACGAACTGCTCACCTCGGGGCTCCCGCACGAGGGGCTGATCCGTGACGCCCTCGGCCCCCTGCTCGGGCCCTGGCTGCGGGCGCTGGGCGCCGAGGTCGTCGGCACCCGCCGGATCGGCGACGACGCCGAGGCGCTGTACGCGGCCGTGACCGGCTCCGCCGCCGACGTGGTCGTCACCACGGGCGGTACGGCGGCCGGGCCGGTCGACCACGTCCATCCGGTGCTCGCCAAGGCGGGAGCGACCCTGCTCGTGGACGGGGTGAAGGTCCGGCCCGGCCACCCCATGCTCCTCGCGGAATTCGGCCCTGCCGACGCCCCCGGGACCACCCCCAGTGCCCCCGCCCCCGGGACCACCCCCAGTGCCCCCGCCCCCGGGACCACCCCCGACACCCCCGGAACCCCCGCCCCCGGCATCCCGGCCCCCGGCAACCCGGCCCCCGGAACCCCCGCCCCCGGCAACCCGGCCCCCGGAACCCCCGCTCCCGGCATCCCGGCCCCCGCCCCCGACATCACCGGCCCGACCGACGCCCCCGGAGGGCCCGCCACCCCCCGCGCGCCGCGCCATCTCGTCGGGCTGCCCGGCAATCCGCTGGCCGCCGTCTCCGGGCTGCTCACGCTCGCCGAGCCGTTGCTGCGCGCCCTCGCCGGCCGGCCGGTCTCCGTGCCGTACCGCGTGGAGGTGCGTGAGGAGATCCAGGGGCACCCGTACGACACCCGGCTCGTCCCGGTCGTCCGGCGCGGGGCCGAGGCCGTGCCCCTGCACTACAACGGTCCGGCGATGCTCCGTGGCATCGCCGTCGCCGACGGGATGGCGGTGGTCCCGCCCGGCGGGGCCCGACCGGGCCAGTCGCTGGACGTCCTCGCCCTTCCCTGGTCGGCCGCCCCCGGGGAGGCGCATCAGCGACCCCAGGTGCATCAGGCGCACCCGATGCATCAGGCTGGGCCGGTGGATCAGGGTGAGGACGAAGGAGTGTGTTTCACGTGA
- a CDS encoding NAD(P)H-quinone oxidoreductase, protein MHAITIPEPGGPDALVWAEVPDPVPAEGEVLVEVVASAVNRADLLQRQGHYDPPPGSSPYPGLECSGRIVALGPGVTGWSVGDEVCALLVGGGYAQKVAVPVGQLLPRPEGVDLVTAAALPEVACTVWSNVFMLAHLRPGETLLVHGGGSGIGTMAIQLAKAVGARVAVTAGGPEKLARCAELGADILIDYREQDFVEELHKATDGAGADVILDIVGAKYLDRNIKALAVSGRLVVIGLQGGVKGELNLGALMAKRGAVLATTLRSRPLNEKAAVVAAVREHVWPLVSAGTVTPVVDRTVAMADAAEAHRAVEASSHVGKVLLLAPQE, encoded by the coding sequence ATGCATGCGATCACGATTCCCGAACCCGGCGGCCCCGACGCGCTGGTCTGGGCCGAGGTGCCCGACCCCGTCCCCGCCGAGGGCGAGGTTCTCGTCGAGGTGGTGGCGAGCGCCGTCAACCGTGCCGATCTGCTCCAGCGGCAGGGCCACTACGACCCGCCGCCGGGCAGCTCCCCGTACCCCGGCCTGGAGTGTTCGGGCCGGATCGTCGCGCTCGGCCCCGGCGTCACGGGCTGGTCGGTCGGCGACGAGGTGTGCGCGCTGCTGGTCGGCGGCGGTTACGCGCAGAAGGTCGCCGTGCCCGTGGGCCAGCTGCTGCCGCGGCCGGAGGGCGTGGACCTGGTGACCGCCGCGGCACTGCCCGAGGTGGCGTGCACGGTCTGGTCGAACGTCTTCATGCTGGCGCACCTGCGGCCGGGCGAGACACTGCTCGTGCACGGCGGCGGAAGCGGCATCGGCACCATGGCGATCCAGCTGGCCAAGGCGGTCGGCGCGCGGGTGGCGGTCACGGCCGGCGGCCCCGAGAAGCTGGCGCGCTGCGCCGAGCTGGGCGCGGACATCCTCATCGACTACCGCGAGCAGGACTTCGTCGAGGAGCTCCACAAGGCGACGGACGGGGCCGGGGCGGACGTCATCCTCGACATCGTCGGGGCCAAGTACCTGGACCGGAACATCAAGGCCCTCGCCGTCAGCGGCCGCCTGGTCGTGATCGGCCTCCAGGGCGGCGTCAAGGGCGAGCTGAACCTGGGCGCCCTGATGGCCAAGCGCGGCGCCGTGCTGGCCACCACGCTGCGCTCGCGGCCCCTGAACGAGAAGGCGGCGGTGGTCGCCGCGGTCCGCGAGCACGTGTGGCCGCTGGTGAGTGCGGGCACGGTGACTCCGGTCGTGGACCGCACCGTTGCGATGGCGGACGCGGCCGAGGCCCACCGGGCCGTCGAGGCGAGCAGCCACGTCGGCAAGGTGCTGCTGCTGGCACCGCAGGAGTGA
- a CDS encoding 3-hydroxyacyl-CoA dehydrogenase, with product MTANANVRPGSDEPSADAAGPVDPSRAVAVVGTGTMGQGIAQVALLAGHPVRLYDSAPGRAAEAVAAVGGRLDRLVEKGRLDAAERDAALARLHAADALAELAGAALVVEAIVERLDVKQRLFADLEDVVGADAVLATNTSSLSVTAIAGGLRLPGRFVGLHFFNPAPLLPLVEVVSGFATDPATATRAYETARRWGKTPVRCTDTPGFIVNRIARPFYAEALRVHEEGVADPATIDAALRESGGFRMGPFELTDLIGQDVNEAVTRSVWDSFHQDPKFTPSLAQRRLVESGRLGRKSGHGWFSYAEGAGRPEPHTAAPAKAPERITVRGGLGPAEQLVGLVEEAGITVVREEGETGGIELPSGALLRLADGRTSFERPQEKIVHFDLALDYAAAGRIVLSAREGIPAEALDEAVGLFQALGKQVSVIGDVPGMIVARTVAMLVDLAADAVERGVATAEDVDTAMRLGVNYPAGPLEWGARIGFRRACSLLIQMHKRYPTGRYAPSVALARRGYAEPAEESR from the coding sequence ATGACCGCCAACGCCAACGTCCGCCCGGGGAGCGACGAGCCGTCGGCCGACGCGGCCGGGCCCGTGGATCCGAGCCGCGCCGTCGCCGTCGTCGGCACGGGCACCATGGGCCAGGGGATCGCCCAGGTCGCCCTGCTCGCGGGCCACCCCGTGCGCCTCTACGACAGCGCGCCCGGCCGGGCGGCCGAGGCCGTGGCGGCCGTCGGGGGCCGCCTGGACCGGCTCGTCGAGAAGGGCCGGCTGGACGCGGCGGAGCGGGACGCCGCGCTGGCCCGGCTGCACGCGGCGGACGCGCTCGCCGAGCTTGCCGGCGCCGCCCTGGTCGTCGAGGCGATCGTCGAACGGCTCGACGTCAAGCAGCGGCTGTTCGCGGACCTGGAAGACGTCGTCGGCGCGGACGCCGTGCTCGCCACCAACACGTCCTCGCTGTCCGTCACCGCCATCGCGGGCGGACTGCGGCTCCCCGGCCGGTTCGTCGGTCTGCACTTCTTCAATCCGGCGCCGCTGCTGCCGCTGGTCGAGGTCGTCAGCGGCTTCGCCACCGACCCGGCGACCGCCACGCGCGCGTACGAGACGGCGAGGCGCTGGGGCAAGACGCCGGTGCGCTGCACCGACACCCCCGGCTTCATCGTGAACCGGATCGCCCGCCCCTTCTACGCGGAGGCGCTGCGGGTCCACGAGGAGGGCGTCGCCGACCCCGCGACGATCGACGCGGCCCTGCGCGAGTCCGGCGGGTTCCGGATGGGCCCCTTCGAGCTGACCGACCTGATCGGCCAGGACGTCAACGAGGCCGTCACCCGGTCCGTGTGGGACTCCTTCCACCAGGACCCCAAGTTCACGCCGTCGCTCGCGCAGCGCCGGCTCGTCGAGTCCGGACGGCTCGGCCGCAAGTCGGGGCACGGCTGGTTCTCGTACGCCGAAGGCGCCGGACGGCCCGAGCCGCACACCGCGGCCCCGGCGAAGGCCCCCGAGCGGATCACCGTCCGCGGCGGCCTCGGTCCGGCCGAGCAGCTGGTCGGGCTCGTCGAGGAGGCCGGGATCACGGTCGTGCGGGAGGAGGGCGAGACCGGCGGAATCGAGCTGCCGAGCGGCGCCCTGCTCCGCCTCGCGGACGGGCGGACCTCCTTCGAACGCCCCCAGGAGAAGATCGTCCACTTCGACCTGGCGCTCGACTACGCGGCGGCGGGCCGGATCGTCCTCTCGGCCCGTGAGGGCATCCCGGCCGAGGCACTCGACGAGGCGGTGGGTCTCTTCCAGGCGCTCGGCAAGCAGGTCTCCGTCATCGGGGACGTACCCGGCATGATCGTGGCCCGTACGGTCGCGATGCTGGTGGACCTGGCGGCCGACGCCGTCGAACGGGGCGTCGCCACCGCGGAGGACGTCGACACCGCGATGCGGCTCGGGGTCAACTACCCGGCCGGTCCCCTGGAGTGGGGGGCGAGAATCGGGTTCCGGCGCGCCTGCTCCCTGCTGATCCAGATGCACAAGCGGTACCCGACCGGGCGATACGCGCCGAGCGTCGCCCTCGCGCGCCGGGGCTATGCCGAGCCGGCCGAGGAGAGCAGATGA
- a CDS encoding dihydrolipoamide acetyltransferase family protein translates to MAQVLEFKLPDLGEGLTEAEIVRWLVDVGDVVAIDQPVVEVETAKAMVEVPCPYGGVVTARFGDEGTELPVGAPLLTVAVGGAEDGDGASAGAASGGGAQGSAAASAASAGTGESAVSSEYSGNVLVGYGTAGPAARRRRVRRDTPAATPVTAAAPAAAPPAAPAAPVGPVPVISPLVRKLARDKGLDLRQVRGSGPDGLILRADVEAALAGRERPAAVPAPAPAATAAVASTAVASAAVGERVPLRGVRGAVADKLSRSRTEIPDATCWVDADATELMAARAAMNAAGGPKISVLALLARICTHALARFPELNSTVDTAAREIVRLPSVHLGFAAQTDRGLVVPVVKDAGGRTAESLTAEFARLTESARQGTLTPADLTGGTFTLNNYGVFGVDGSTPIINHPEAAMLGVGRIVPKPWVHQGELAVRQVVQLSLTFDHRVCDGGTAGGFLRYVADCVENPAVLLRTL, encoded by the coding sequence ATGGCCCAGGTGCTCGAATTCAAGCTGCCCGACCTCGGTGAAGGTCTCACCGAGGCCGAGATCGTGCGCTGGCTCGTCGACGTCGGCGACGTCGTCGCCATCGACCAGCCGGTCGTCGAGGTCGAGACGGCCAAGGCGATGGTGGAGGTGCCCTGCCCCTACGGCGGGGTGGTCACCGCCCGCTTCGGCGACGAGGGCACCGAACTGCCCGTCGGCGCTCCCCTCCTGACGGTCGCCGTCGGCGGTGCCGAGGACGGCGACGGCGCTTCCGCCGGTGCCGCCTCCGGCGGTGGTGCACAGGGCTCCGCCGCCGCGTCCGCCGCGTCCGCCGGGACCGGGGAGAGCGCGGTGTCCTCGGAGTACTCCGGCAACGTGCTCGTCGGCTACGGCACCGCCGGGCCCGCCGCCCGGCGGCGCCGGGTGCGGCGCGACACGCCGGCTGCCACGCCCGTCACCGCCGCCGCGCCCGCTGCGGCCCCTCCGGCCGCCCCGGCGGCGCCGGTCGGGCCCGTGCCCGTCATCTCGCCGCTGGTGCGCAAGCTGGCCCGGGACAAGGGGCTCGACCTGCGGCAGGTCCGCGGCTCGGGACCCGACGGACTGATCCTGCGCGCCGACGTGGAGGCGGCCCTCGCCGGGCGGGAGCGGCCCGCCGCCGTGCCCGCCCCCGCACCGGCCGCCACGGCCGCCGTCGCCTCGACCGCCGTCGCCTCGGCCGCCGTCGGCGAGCGGGTACCGCTGCGCGGTGTGCGCGGTGCCGTCGCCGACAAGCTCTCCCGCAGCCGTACGGAGATCCCGGACGCCACCTGCTGGGTGGACGCCGACGCGACCGAACTCATGGCCGCGCGGGCGGCGATGAACGCGGCGGGCGGACCGAAGATCTCCGTCCTCGCCCTGCTCGCCCGGATCTGCACCCACGCCCTGGCCCGATTCCCGGAGCTCAACTCCACGGTGGACACGGCGGCGCGGGAGATCGTGCGACTGCCTTCCGTGCACCTCGGCTTCGCCGCGCAGACCGACCGCGGTCTGGTCGTGCCCGTGGTCAAGGACGCGGGCGGCCGCACGGCCGAGTCGCTGACCGCCGAGTTCGCCCGGCTCACGGAGTCGGCACGGCAGGGGACGCTGACTCCGGCGGACCTCACCGGCGGCACGTTCACCCTGAACAACTACGGGGTGTTCGGGGTCGACGGCTCCACGCCGATCATCAACCACCCCGAGGCGGCCATGCTCGGCGTGGGGCGGATCGTCCCCAAGCCGTGGGTGCACCAGGGCGAACTGGCGGTACGGCAGGTGGTGCAGCTCTCGCTCACCTTCGACCACCGGGTCTGCGACGGCGGGACGGCCGGCGGCTTCCTGCGCTACGTGGCGGACTGCGTCGAGAACCCGGCGGTGCTGCTGCGCACCCTGTGA
- a CDS encoding DUF6457 domain-containing protein, with translation MVGFPPAEPDSDTDADSIEPSHLAGSSHGDAGGMAPDVPPGDGIVLVLSADLPFFGAEAARRLVEALVAAVGAEGAVGVDSGGREQPLVAAYRVGALWRELARVAAERGGLDGAPLRTVTAGLRNVRVGGAADGEAAFDCDTWEDIATARARIREHGNVLDEWITAVKDELGIDLDVDTALLLDLARDAAHGVARPAAPLTTFLVGYAAAKAAGTTGPDGGPQAVADAAAKAAALAQRWAAEQDGAG, from the coding sequence GTGGTGGGCTTCCCCCCTGCCGAACCGGACTCGGACACGGACGCGGACTCGATCGAGCCCTCGCATCTCGCTGGGTCGTCGCACGGTGACGCCGGCGGCATGGCGCCGGATGTCCCGCCAGGCGACGGCATCGTGCTCGTTCTCTCCGCTGACCTGCCGTTCTTCGGTGCCGAGGCCGCACGGCGGCTCGTGGAGGCGCTGGTGGCGGCGGTGGGCGCCGAGGGGGCGGTCGGCGTCGATTCCGGCGGGCGGGAGCAGCCGTTGGTGGCCGCGTACCGGGTCGGGGCGTTGTGGCGGGAGCTGGCGCGGGTCGCCGCCGAGCGGGGAGGGCTCGACGGGGCTCCGCTGCGGACCGTCACGGCGGGCCTGCGCAATGTCCGGGTCGGCGGCGCGGCCGACGGGGAGGCGGCATTCGACTGCGACACCTGGGAGGACATCGCCACGGCCCGTGCGCGGATCAGGGAGCATGGGAACGTGCTGGATGAATGGATCACCGCAGTCAAGGACGAACTGGGCATCGACCTGGACGTCGACACCGCCCTGCTGCTCGACCTCGCGCGCGATGCCGCGCACGGTGTCGCGCGGCCCGCGGCGCCGCTGACCACGTTCCTCGTCGGATACGCGGCGGCGAAGGCGGCCGGGACGACCGGGCCGGACGGCGGCCCGCAGGCGGTGGCCGACGCCGCGGCGAAGGCCGCCGCGCTCGCCCAGCGCTGGGCCGCCGAGCAGGACGGGGCCGGATGA
- the pdhA gene encoding pyruvate dehydrogenase (acetyl-transferring) E1 component subunit alpha, with product MDSLQQRSSTVQEPPGAARAYRPTPPPAWQPRTDPAPLLPESEPLRVLGTDAVADADPELLRRLYRELVRGRRYNAQATALTKQGRLAVYPSTTGQEACEVAAALALEERDWLFPSYRDTLAAVARGVDPVQALTLLRGDWHTGYDPHEHRVAPLSTPLATQLPHAVGLAHAARLKGDDVVALAMVGDGGTSEGDFHEALNFAAVWQAPVVFLVQNNGFAISVPLAKQTAAPSLAHKAVGYGMPGRLVDGNDAVAVHQVLTEAVARARRGGGPTLVEAVTYRIDAHTNADDATRYRGESEVEIWRAHDPILILERELTERGLLDEDGRRTAAEEAETMAARLRERMNADPVLDPMDLFAHVYAEKTAQLREQAAQLRAELDAESEAG from the coding sequence GTGGACTCGTTGCAACAGCGCAGTTCGACAGTCCAAGAGCCCCCCGGTGCCGCCCGTGCCTACCGGCCCACTCCGCCCCCGGCATGGCAGCCGCGCACCGATCCCGCCCCGCTGCTGCCGGAGTCCGAGCCGCTGCGCGTGCTCGGCACGGACGCCGTGGCCGACGCCGACCCGGAGCTGCTGCGCCGGCTCTACCGGGAGCTCGTACGGGGCCGTCGGTACAACGCGCAGGCGACCGCCCTCACGAAGCAGGGCCGGCTCGCCGTCTACCCCTCCACGACCGGCCAGGAGGCCTGCGAGGTCGCCGCGGCGCTGGCCCTGGAGGAGCGGGACTGGCTCTTCCCCTCCTACCGCGACACCCTGGCGGCCGTCGCCCGTGGCGTCGACCCCGTACAGGCCCTGACCCTGCTGCGCGGCGACTGGCACACCGGCTACGACCCGCACGAGCACCGCGTGGCGCCGCTGAGCACTCCGCTCGCCACCCAGCTCCCGCACGCCGTGGGCCTCGCGCACGCCGCACGCCTGAAGGGCGACGACGTCGTCGCGCTCGCCATGGTCGGCGACGGCGGCACCAGCGAGGGCGACTTCCACGAGGCGCTGAACTTCGCCGCCGTGTGGCAGGCCCCCGTGGTCTTCCTCGTGCAGAACAACGGCTTTGCGATCTCCGTGCCGCTCGCCAAGCAGACCGCGGCCCCCTCCCTGGCCCACAAGGCCGTCGGCTACGGAATGCCCGGCCGGCTCGTCGACGGGAACGACGCCGTAGCCGTCCACCAGGTGCTCACCGAGGCCGTGGCCCGCGCCCGGCGCGGCGGCGGCCCCACCCTCGTCGAGGCCGTCACCTACCGCATCGACGCCCACACCAACGCCGACGACGCCACCCGCTACCGGGGCGAGTCCGAGGTCGAGATTTGGCGGGCGCACGACCCCATCCTGATCCTTGAGCGGGAGCTGACCGAGCGCGGACTGCTCGACGAGGACGGCCGCCGCACGGCCGCCGAGGAAGCCGAGACGATGGCGGCCCGGCTGCGCGAGCGGATGAACGCCGACCCCGTTCTGGACCCGATGGACCTGTTCGCCCACGTGTACGCCGAGAAGACCGCGCAGCTGCGCGAGCAGGCGGCGCAGCTGCGGGCGGAGCTCGACGCCGAGAGCGAGGCGGGATGA
- a CDS encoding alpha-ketoacid dehydrogenase subunit beta — translation MTTHATARPATKAAAKPATMAQALQRAMRDAMAEDPTVHVMGEDVGTLGGVFRVTDGLAKEFGEDRCTDTPLAEAGILGTAVGMAMYGLRPVVEMQFDAFAYPAFEQLISHVSRMRNRTRGTMPMPITVRVPYGGGIGGVEHHSDSSEAYYMATPGLHVVTPATVEDAYGLLRAAIASDDPVVFLEPKRLYWSKSDWSPEAPAAVEPIGKAVVRRRGTSATLITYGPSLPVCMEAAEAAQAEGWDLEVVDLRSLVPFDDETVCASVKRTGRAVVVHESAGFGGPGGEIAARVTERCFHHLEAPVLRVAGFDIPYPPPMLERHHLPGVDRVLDAVARLQWEAGS, via the coding sequence ATGACCACCCACGCCACCGCGCGGCCGGCCACGAAGGCCGCCGCCAAGCCCGCCACCATGGCGCAGGCACTCCAGCGCGCCATGCGCGACGCGATGGCCGAGGACCCCACCGTCCACGTGATGGGAGAGGACGTCGGCACCCTCGGCGGCGTCTTCCGGGTCACCGACGGCCTCGCCAAGGAGTTCGGCGAGGACCGCTGCACCGACACGCCGCTGGCCGAGGCGGGCATCCTCGGCACGGCCGTCGGCATGGCCATGTACGGCCTCCGGCCGGTCGTGGAGATGCAGTTCGACGCCTTCGCCTACCCGGCCTTCGAGCAGCTGATCAGCCACGTCTCCCGGATGCGCAACCGCACCCGGGGCACGATGCCGATGCCGATCACGGTCCGCGTGCCGTACGGCGGCGGCATCGGCGGAGTCGAGCACCACAGCGACTCCTCCGAGGCGTACTACATGGCGACGCCCGGCCTCCACGTCGTCACCCCCGCCACCGTCGAGGACGCCTACGGGCTGCTGCGCGCCGCCATCGCCTCCGACGACCCGGTCGTCTTCCTGGAACCCAAGCGGCTGTACTGGTCGAAGTCCGACTGGTCGCCCGAGGCTCCGGCCGCCGTCGAACCGATCGGCAAGGCGGTCGTGCGCCGCCGCGGCACCAGCGCCACCCTCATCACCTACGGCCCCTCCCTGCCGGTCTGCATGGAGGCCGCCGAGGCCGCCCAGGCGGAGGGCTGGGACCTGGAGGTCGTCGACCTGCGCTCGCTCGTGCCCTTCGACGACGAGACCGTCTGCGCGTCCGTGAAGCGCACCGGCCGGGCCGTCGTCGTGCACGAGTCGGCCGGATTCGGCGGCCCCGGCGGGGAGATCGCCGCCCGGGTCACCGAGCGCTGCTTCCACCACCTGGAGGCCCCGGTGCTGCGGGTCGCGGGCTTCGACATCCCCTACCCGCCGCCGATGCTGGAGCGGCACCATCTGCCGGGTGTGGACCGGGTCCTCGACGCGGTCGCCCGTCTCCAGTGGGAGGCGGGCAGCTGA
- a CDS encoding bacterial proteasome activator family protein — protein MEMPRNDRSQESPQVLIVGQDGMALGGTQGDDESREVPVTEMVEQPAKVMRIGSMIKQLLEEVRAAPLDEASRVRLKEIHASSVKELEDGLAPELVEELERLSLPFTDETIPSEAELRIAQAQLVGWLEGLFHGIQTALFAQQMAARAQLEQMRRALPPGAAHDDDDDQGPGRGRAVGSGPYL, from the coding sequence ATGGAGATGCCGAGGAATGACAGGTCGCAGGAGAGCCCCCAGGTCCTCATCGTGGGCCAGGACGGGATGGCGCTCGGCGGCACTCAGGGCGACGACGAATCCCGCGAGGTCCCGGTGACGGAAATGGTCGAGCAGCCTGCGAAGGTCATGCGCATCGGCAGCATGATCAAGCAGCTTCTGGAGGAGGTCAGGGCGGCACCTCTCGACGAGGCCAGCCGCGTACGGCTCAAGGAGATCCACGCCAGCTCGGTGAAGGAGCTGGAGGACGGGCTCGCCCCGGAGCTCGTGGAGGAACTGGAGCGGCTCTCCCTGCCGTTCACCGACGAGACCATTCCCTCCGAGGCGGAGCTGCGCATCGCGCAGGCCCAGTTGGTGGGCTGGCTGGAGGGACTCTTCCACGGCATCCAGACGGCCCTGTTCGCGCAGCAGATGGCCGCCCGTGCCCAGTTGGAGCAGATGCGCCGTGCGCTGCCCCCGGGCGCCGCGCACGACGATGACGACGACCAGGGCCCCGGCCGGGGTCGCGCGGTGGGCTCGGGGCCGTATCTGTAG
- a CDS encoding Lrp/AsnC family transcriptional regulator has protein sequence MADEQMADVEEQADTELLNAPLNAPPGATVPAGSPTGPAMVPPMPPARPLDAIDRDILRLLQADGRASVRSVAERVHVSRANAYARINRLIDDGVIRGFGARVNHERAGHGASAYITLKIVQNSWRTVREQLQALPGAAHIALVSGDFDVLLLVHTPDNRTLRELVLTRLQSIPEVLSTRTLLVFEETDLDPDPDRRV, from the coding sequence ATGGCGGATGAACAAATGGCCGACGTCGAGGAGCAGGCGGACACCGAGCTGTTGAACGCGCCCCTGAACGCGCCCCCGGGCGCCACCGTCCCCGCGGGGTCGCCGACCGGCCCTGCCATGGTCCCGCCGATGCCGCCGGCCCGCCCGCTGGACGCCATCGACCGTGACATCCTGCGGCTGCTCCAGGCCGACGGCCGGGCCTCGGTGCGCTCGGTGGCCGAGCGGGTCCACGTGTCGCGCGCCAACGCGTACGCGCGGATCAACCGGCTCATCGACGACGGGGTGATCCGGGGCTTCGGCGCCCGCGTCAACCACGAGCGCGCGGGCCACGGCGCCTCCGCCTACATCACGCTCAAGATCGTCCAGAACTCGTGGCGCACCGTGCGCGAACAGCTCCAGGCCCTTCCGGGCGCCGCGCACATCGCCCTGGTCAGTGGCGACTTCGACGTCCTGCTGCTGGTCCACACCCCCGACAACCGGACCCTGCGCGAGCTGGTCCTGACCCGGCTCCAGTCCATTCCCGAGGTGCTGTCGACCCGCACCCTGCTGGTCTTCGAGGAGACCGACCTCGACCCGGACCCGGACCGCCGCGTCTGA
- a CDS encoding TetR/AcrR family transcriptional regulator has translation MTTARRDTYTPETLLQVAVRVFNERGYDGTSMEHLSKAAGISKSSIYHHVSGKEELLRRAVSRALDGLFAILDEPAAGRGRAIERVEYVTRRTVDVLIAELPYVTLLLRVRGNTTTERWALERRREFDHRVADLLKAAAADGDLRADVDIRLATRLLFGMINSLVEWYRPHPDATTDRDQLADTVVHLAFDGLRTAR, from the coding sequence ATGACCACCGCGCGACGCGACACCTACACCCCCGAGACGCTGCTCCAGGTGGCCGTCCGGGTCTTCAACGAGCGCGGCTACGACGGCACCTCCATGGAGCACCTGTCCAAGGCGGCGGGGATCTCCAAGTCGTCGATCTACCACCACGTGTCCGGCAAGGAGGAGCTGCTGCGGCGGGCCGTCAGCCGGGCGCTCGACGGGCTCTTCGCGATCCTGGACGAGCCGGCCGCCGGGCGGGGCCGGGCGATCGAACGGGTCGAGTACGTGACCCGGCGCACCGTCGACGTGCTGATCGCCGAACTGCCGTACGTGACGCTGCTGCTGCGCGTGCGGGGCAACACGACCACCGAGCGGTGGGCGCTGGAGCGGCGCCGCGAGTTCGACCACCGGGTGGCCGATCTCCTGAAGGCCGCGGCGGCCGACGGGGACCTGCGGGCGGACGTGGACATCCGGCTCGCCACCCGGCTGCTCTTCGGCATGATCAACTCGCTGGTGGAGTGGTACCGGCCGCACCCCGACGCCACGACGGACCGGGACCAGCTGGCGGACACCGTCGTCCACCTCGCCTTCGACGGGCTGCGTACGGCCCGCTGA